In Cicer arietinum cultivar CDC Frontier isolate Library 1 chromosome 7, Cicar.CDCFrontier_v2.0, whole genome shotgun sequence, a single window of DNA contains:
- the LOC140918808 gene encoding uncharacterized protein, producing the protein MKLKSTTFSGSSATEDPQQFIDSLERLWRALDCSKERAVELTTFKLINVTHDWFDIVSRGRQVGSPLLAWREFSQLFMARFLAESVRDGLAHEFERLEQIEGMIVLEFLVGSNCATFAEVLSLALQIEQQQKEKRGATRLVSQRGGHSEQSSGTMQSHRSDPRATSQSTFPHRHFGVSTIRCSICGRFRFGNCSKDALVVAAPVGENLLAKSVYHSCDITIEGNVFPVDLVVIDLIDFDVILDMDWLDFHHATLDCHNKVVKFEISGKIEFSINLVPNTHPISIPPYRMAPVELKELREQLQDLLDKGHVVSKNGISVDPSKVEVVKNWPKPTTVNEIRGFLGLADYNRCFVKDFSKIASLLTRLTQKKVQFRWNDAWEENFQKLKEYLTSAPILALPLGGKVMQFIVMFLELVSVVYLFNKAKLLSMNLDNSIGMR; encoded by the exons ATGAAGCTTAAATCCACTACCTTTTCTGGGTCTAGTGCGACTGAGGACCCACAACAATTCATTGATAGTCTAGAACGACTTTGGAGAGCATTGGATTGTTCTAAGGAAAGAGCAGTTGAATTGACAACATTTAAGCTAATAAACGTGACACATGATTGGTTTGACATAGTGTCACGTGGTAGACAAGTGGGGTCACCTCTGTTAGCATGGAGAGAGTTCTCTCAGTTGTTTATGGCTCGTTTTCTTGCAGAGAGTGTTAGAGATGGATTAGCTCATGAGTTTGAGCGATTGGAGCAAATTGAGGGTATGATAGTTTTAGA atttttgGTTGGGTCGAATTGTGCTACTTTTGCTGAGGTTTTGAGTTTGGCACTTCAGATTGAGCAGCAACAGAAGGAAAAAAGAG GAGCAACAAGACTCGTGTCTCAAAGAGGTGGTCATAGCGAACAGTCTTCTGGGACAATGCAGAGTCATAGATCTGATCCTAGAGCAACTTCACAATCCACTTTCCCTCATAGACATTTCGGTGTTTCAACTATACGATGTTCTATTTGTGGTAGGTTTCGCTTTGGAAATTGTTCAAAAGATG CTTTAGTTGTGGCTGCACCTGTTGGAGAAAATTTGCTTGCTAAGTCAGTGTATCATTCCTGTGATATAACTATTGAGGGCAATGTGTTTCCAGTTGATTTAGTAGTTATCGACTTGATAGATTTTGATGTGATTTTGGATATGGATTGGTTGGATTTTCATCATGCCACTTTGGATTGCCATAACAAAGTGGTGAAATTTGAGATATCGGG GAAGATTGAGTTCTCTATAAACTTGGTTCCTAACACTCATCCTATATCCATACCTCCTTATCGTATGGCACCAGTAGAACTTAAGGAGTTAAGGGAGCAACTTCAAGATCTTCTTGATAAGG GTCATGTTGTATCTAAGAATGGAATAAGTGTTGATCCAAGTAAGGTGGAAGTAGTGAAAAATTGGCCCAAACCTACCACAGTAAATGAGATTCGAGGTTTTCTTGGTTTAGCTGATTATAATCGATGTTTTGTGAAGGATTTCTCAAAAATCGCATCTTTGTTGACTAGGTTGACCCAGAAGAAAGTTCAGTTTCGATGGAATGATGCATGGGaggaaaactttcaaaaattaaagGAGTACTTGACGTCAGCACCTATTTTGGCATTACCACTAGGTGGTAAAGTTATGcagtttattgtgatgtttCTAGAGTTGGTCTCGGTTGTGTACTTATTCAACAAGGCAAAGTTATTGTCTATGAATCTAGACAACTCAATAGGCATGAGGTAA
- the LOC140918809 gene encoding uncharacterized protein, with translation MELLKDYDCTILYHPMKANVITDALSRKFMGSLAHIAEVRRPIVKEFQEIVKNRIQLELDYSRLFLAHVQICPTIFDDIKEAQSQESGLVNMVNNVQNGKISYFSVDLDSVLRLKSRLCIPNVGGLRRKILEEAHHSSYTIHPSSNKMYQDLRELYWWERMKRDVVDFVSKCLVFNK, from the coding sequence atggaactcttgaaagattatgattgcACAATCTTATACCATCCAATGAAGGCAAATGTTATTACAGATGCTTTGAGTAGGAAATTCATGGGTAGTCTCGCTCATATAGCAGAAGTAAGGAGGCCAATAgttaaagaatttcaagaaattgTTAAAAATAGAATTCAATTGGAACTTGATTATTCGAGGTTATTTTTAGCCCACGTACAAATTTGTCCAACCATATTTGATGATATTAAGGAAGCTCAAAGTCAAGAGTCAGGCTTGGTGAATATGGTAAATAATGTTCAAAACGGTAAAATTTCATACTTTTCAGTTGATTTAGACAGTGTTCTGAGGTTGAAGTCTCGATTGTGTATTCCAAATGTTGGTGGCTTAAGAAGGAAAATTTTAGAGGAGGCCCATCATTCTTCTTACACTATTCACCCAAGTTCCAAtaagatgtatcaagacttACGAGAATTGTATTGGTGGGAAAGGATGAAGAGAGACGTAGTCGATTTTGTCTCTAAGTGCTTAGTGTTCAACAAGTAA